A stretch of Colletotrichum lupini chromosome 2, complete sequence DNA encodes these proteins:
- a CDS encoding TGS domain-containing protein, producing the protein MAKTQKNKATSFHLGQLKAKLAKLKRELLTPSGGGGGGGAGFDVARTGVASIGFIGFPSVGKSTLMSKLTGQHSEAAAYEFTTLTSVPGQVTYNGAPLQIIDLPGIIEGAKDGRGRGRQVIAVAKTCHLIFIVLDVNKPLTDKRVIETELEGFGIRINKSPPNITFKKKEKGGLNITSTVPLTHIDHDEIKAVMNEYRINSADIAIRCDATVDDLIDVLEARSRNYIPVIYVLNKIDAISIEELDLLYRIPNAVPISSEQGWNIDELMEAIEANGFDFLFLAYRWDKLKLVRVYTKPKGKLPDYSQPVVLRSNRCTVEDFGEPSFLSPATKGRAKCNQIHRSILEQFKTAIVYGKSVKHQPQRVGLSHELADEDIGTFSSCVGDSPHQSLVSLVVVVVAVVVIIIISKPSFAPANYSTRAGEERKRASSQSQSSSADERGDELKLGGAWRPFVVMLLPTPPQNALPGPRRNKPSPAQTQTFSPPSGSSSSANPPFWRRGHKIQATCLFPPPSSPPPRPLPSKLPAAILLESRFHGIRTLKRKEPADPYCILRANKAELGE; encoded by the exons ATGGCCAAGACCCAAAAGAACAAGGCCACGTCCTTTCATTTGGGTCAACTGAAAGCCAAGCTCGCCAAGCTCAAGCGTGAGCTCTTGACACCCTCgggtggtggcggcggcggcggtgccgGCTTCGACGTTGCGCGTACGGGTGTCGCGAGTATCGGCTTCATCGGCTTCCCGTCCGTGGGAAAGAGTACCTTGATGAGCAAGTTGACGGGCCAGCACTCCGAGGCCGCGGCGTACGAGTTCACGACATTGACGTCCGTTCCGGGTCAGGTCACTTACAATG GTGCGCCGCTGCAAATCATTGATTTGCCGGGTATCATTGAAGGAGCCAAGGACGGCCGCGGTCGTGGTCGCCAGGTCATCGCCGTCGCAAAGACGTGCCATCTCATCTTCATCGTCCTGGACGTCAACAAGCCCCTGACGGACAAGCGTGTCATCGAGACGGAACTCGAAGGCTTCGGCATCCGCATCAACAAGTCGCCGCCAAACATCACCTTcaagaagaaggaaaaggGCGGCCTCAACATCACGAGCACCGTGCCCCTCACCCACATTGATCACGACGAGATCAAGGCCGTTATGAACGAGTACCGCATCAACTCGGCCGACATTGCCATTCGCTGCGACGCCACCGTTGACGACCTCATTGACGTCCTCGAGGCGAGGAGCAGAAACTACATCCCCGTCATCTACGTCCTCAACAAGATTGACGCCATCAGTATCGAGGAGCTCGACTTGCTCTACCGTATCCCGAACGCCGTGCCGATCAGTTCGGAGCAGGGCTGGAACATTGATGAGCTGATGGAGGCAAT AGAAGCTAACGGTTTTGATTTTCTTTTCTTGGCGTATAGGTGGGATAAGCTCAAGCTGGTTCGCGTTTATACGAAGCCAAAGGGCAAACTGCCAGATTACTCTCAGCCCGTCGTGCTCCGCTCAAACAGGTGCACGGTCGAAGATTTC GGTGAACCTTCTTTTCTCTCCCCTGCGACAAAGGGGCGCGCGAAA TGTAACCAAATTCACAGGAGTATCCTCGAACAGTTCAAGACCGCCATTGTGTACGGCAAGTCCGTAAAGCATCAGCCTCAGCGCGTCGGTCTATCTCATGAGCTAGCCGACGAGGATATCGGTACGTTTTCATCTTGTGTCGGGGATTCCCCCCACCAATCCTTAGTTTCCctggtcgtcgtcgtcgtcgccgtcgtcgtcatcatcatcatctcaAAACCTTCATTTGCCCCCGCGAACTACTCTACAAGAGCCGGCGAGGAAAGGAAGCGTGCCTCAAGTCAA TCACAATCGTCAAGCGCTGACGAACGCGGCGACGAGCTAAAACTCGGCGGCGCATGGCGGCCGTTTGTCGTCATGCTTCTCCCCACGCCGCCTCAAAATGCCTTGCCTGGCCCAAGGAGAAACAAGCCCAGCCCAGCCCAGACCCAGACTTTCAGCCCGCCTTCGGGGTCCTCCTCGTCCGCAAACCCCCCATTTTGGCGAAGGGGACACAAAATTCAAGCCACTTGCCTCTTTCCTCCGCCATCCTCCCCCCCTCCACGCCCCCTTCCCTCCAAGTTACCTGCCGCGATCTTACTCGAGTCCCGATTCCATGGCATC CGAACATTGAAACGAAAGGAACCGGCCGACCCCTACTGCATCTTACGCGC GAACAAGGCTGAGCTGGGCGAGTAA
- a CDS encoding centromere binding protein B, with amino-acid sequence MDQDNHLTQDEDTHMGHNHTTFGAESWGDMSPYGHQNSMSDFGGFTFMPSVTHGLPSESIGRMPPPPAPVQPMQTHQQQSHAQLPMLMIPSQPTWPSMLTNPNSYSAPPLGMAPVVAPAPSRPTRLTNGPQPQQRRVLTDDDRKKMCQYAAEHPNVKQTDIGAMFGVERSTVSKVLRNKEKYLNPEADRSQSPAGRRHTKGKFPDIDRAVAAWVRRQQHAGLTPSDDEILDQAKHFSRTTNGGPEASQMKSINTTWLERFKQRNILVSGKLLRRASETNITDHAKLSGSPSLGASGISPASPTGHPSPLSADRSDEDAVHGLGFVGYGDSGAYKHTNSQSTTSLNSALTDAGNSSFSGSAMSPTATFTFSPDPNAGQFLPNDTSRQLHGGAASNFQRPRSQTFPTLDLEYMNQAASTEPMTPKYHPASTAPSSALESPVHEMAAPHFGLDTAITSSPHLHHSSSNSSMAGRSATTPAGSSPTSPTQEDARKAADTLLSYIQSTNGGALLDQTEYVVMVRLTEKLRLQQHQLAKSGVPQSLGILDRIPEGDTEMAPQHLAYNLLFRQEYYSSFFKAFVCLFALILDWIGKQAIPRMACTRREFCKEHIPLAGTGFPIFGKTKAHFTMAIPIMGNMTPQEYTVNVSRQPRGFSRLDLEASDFATIISGACVFPPPVHSLTTRQRRGDIFSITLKQQHHYYPSHSKLQSRHPYTPFLSTLTLPSREDHSAHAKHRKILHAPHRFKPGFRYFPEHEIRNHFTILILYYPSLLLYTLCICEATRIGSKERIPVGWEVAGQPGTVSTRGGCHGKGQRLFEPGTGYHNCSTG; translated from the exons ATGGACCAGGACAACCACCTCACCCAGGACGAAGATACCCATATGGGCCACAATCACACAACCTTCGGCGCCGAGAGCTGGGGAGATATGAGTCCATACGGCCATCAGAACAGCATGTCGGATTTCGGAGGCTTCACGTTCATGCCATCAGTCACCCATGGATTACCGTCTGAGTCAATCGGCAGAATGCCTCCTCCGCCAGCTCCTGTGCAGCCGATGCAGACTCATCAACAACAGTCTCATGCCCAGCTACCGATGCTCATGATCCCGTCTCAGCCAACGTGGCCCAGCATGTTGACCAACCCTAACAGCTATTCGGCACCTCCCTTGGGAATGGCACCCGTCGTTGCCCCAGCCCCTTCAAGGCCTACACGGCTGACAAACGGCCCGCAGCCGCAACAGCGAAGGGTCTTGACCGACGACGACCGGAAGAAAATGTGTCAGTATGCTGCTGAGCATCCCAACGTGAAGCAGACGGATATCGGCGCCATGTTTGGCGTTGAACGAAG CACCGTATCCAAGGTTCTACGCAACAAAGAGAAGTACCTGAACCCGGAGGCGGACAGAAGTCAATCTCCCGCTGGCAGGCGTCACACCAAGGGAAAGTTTCCTGACATCGATCGGGCCGTTGCGGCATGGGTCAGGAGACAGCAACACGCCGGATTAACACCTAGCGACGATGAGATTCTCGATCAAGCAAAGCACTTTTCTCGTACCACCAACGGCGGACCTGAGGCCAGCCAGATGAAGTCCATCAACACCACTTGGTTGGAGAGGTTCAAGCAGAGGAACATTCTGGTATCAGGGAAGCTCTTGCGAAGAGCATCGGAAACGAACATCACAGACCACGCGAAACTATCTGGCTCTCCCTCTCTTGGAGCATCCGGCATCTCACCGGCATCGCCAACAGGACACCCATCTCCACTTTCGGCCGACAGAAGTGATGAGGACGCTGTTCACGGTCTCGGTTTTGTCGGATATGGTGATAGCGGCGCCTACAAACACACCAACTCGCAAAGCACTACGTCTCTCAACAGCGCGTTAACCGATGCGGGAAACTCGTCCTTCTCGGGAAGTGCGATGAGTCCCACCGCCACATTTACATTCTCCCCTGACCCCAACGCCGGCCAGTTCCTCCCCAACGATACGTCACGCCAACTGCATGGAGGGGCTGCTTCAAACTTTCAGAGACCAAGAAGCCAAACCTTTCCCACTCTCGATCTGGAGTACATGAACCAGGCCGCATCAACCGAGCCCATGACTCCCAAGTATCACCCGGCGTCTACGGCGCCTTCTTCTGCTTTGGAATCGCCGGTTCACGAAATGGCAGCACCCCACTTTGGCCTAGATACCGCCATTACTTCATCGCCGCATCTGCaccacagcagcagcaacagtaGCATGGCTGGTCGATCAGCCACGACTCCAGCCGGGTCATCTCCGACATCACCGACACAAGAGGATGCTCGAAAAGCTGCGGACACATTGCTGAGTTACATCCAAAGCACCAATGGGGGAGCCTTGTTGGACCAAACGGAGTATGTGGTGATGGTCAGGTTGACGGAGAAATTGCGCCTACAACAGCATCAGCTTGCGAAATCCGGGGTACCTCAATCCCTAGGCATTTTGGACCGGATACCTGAAGGAGACACCGAGATGGCACCGCAACAC CTCGCGTATAATCTCCTTTTTCGGCAAGAATATTATTCGTCATTCTTCAAGGCgtttgtttgtttgtttgCTTTGATTCTGGACTGGATTGGGAAACAGGCCATCCCGCGCATGGCATGC ACCCGACGAGAGTTCTGCAAAGAGCACATCCCCCTCGCCGGGACCGGATTTCCGATTTTTGGGAAAACTAAAGCCCACTTCACAATGGCGATACCTATCATGGGGAATATGACACCCCAGGAATACACGGTCAATGTCTCACGACAGCCCCGAGGCTTTTCTCGATTGGATCTTGAGGCTTCAGACTTCGCGACAATAATCTCGGGCGCCTGTGTCTTCCCACCACCGGTCCACAGTCTCACGACA AGACAACGGCGCGGAGACATTTTCTCTATTACCTTGAAACAACAGCATCACTATTATCCATCCCATTCGAAACTTCAGTCGAGACATCCATATACCCCATTCTTATCGACGCTCACGCTCCCCTCGAGGGAAGACCATTCCGCTCACGCGAAACACCGCAAAATTCTCCATGCGCCACATCGATTCAAGCCTGGTTTTCGATA TTTCCCCGAGCACGAAATTCGCAACCATTTCACCATTTTGATACTGTATTATCCTAGCCTTCTCTTATACACTCTCTGCATCTGTGAGGCGACAAGGATAGGAAGCAAGGAGAGGATTCCGGTTGGTTGGGAGGTGGCCGGTCAGCCAGGCACGGTATCTACAAGGGGCGGGTGTCACGGAAAGGGGCAAAGGCTTTTTGAGCCGGGCACGGGTTATCATAATTGTTCAACGGGCTAG
- a CDS encoding pre-mRNA-splicing factor rse-1 translates to MATTSNMFLYSLTLQSPTNVTQAVLGQFSGTKEQNIVTASGSRLTLLRPDPSQGKVITLLSHDIFGIIRSMAAFRLAGSNKACRSRQVSMQSMSLDLGYYLILATDSGRITIVEYIPAQNRFQRLHLETFGKSGVRRVIPGEYLACDPKGRACMIASVEKNKLVYVLNRNSQAELTISSPLEAHKPGVLVLCMVALDVGYANPVFAALEIEYTEADQDPTGEAAREAETQLVYYELDLGLNHVVRKWSEPVDPTASLLFQVPGGQDGPSGVLVCGEENITYRHSNQEAFRVPIPRRRGATEDPSRKRHVVSGVMHKLKGSAGAFFFLLQTEDGDLFKATLDMVEDADGNPTGEVKRLKIKYFDTVPVSSSLCILKSGFLYAASQFGNHQFYQFEKLGDDDEELEFSSDNFPTDPRAGYEAVYFHPRPLENLASVESIDSMNPLLDCKVANLTGEDAPQIYTACGNGARSTFRMLKHGLEVNEIVASELPGIPSAVWTLKLSRGDQYDAYIVLSFTNGTLVLSIGETVEEVSDSGFLTSVPTLAAQLLGEDGLIQVHPKGIRHIRHGQVNEWAAPQHRSIVAATTNEHQVAVALSSGEIVYFEMDGDGSLAEYDEKKEMFGTVTCLSLGEIPEGRLRSSFLAVGCDDSTVRVLSLDPESTLESKSVQALTAPPSSLAIIAMDDSSSGGSTLYLHIGLHSGVYLRTVLDEITGELTDTRQKFLGPKPVRLFQATVQGRTCVIGLSSRPWLGYSDPITRGFLVTPLNYVDLEWVWNFSSEQCEEGVVGIQGQSLRNLGSYAKAPIFAIENLGDTITQKSIPLTYTPRRLLKHPEHPMFYTVEADNNTLPPDLRAKLIAEPGVVNGDAVVLPPDEFGYPKGKGRWASCISVIDPLSEDQRVLQTVDLDNNEAAVSAAIVSFASQDNESFLIVGTGKDMVVNPRQFSEGYIHVYRFSEDGHELEFIHKTKVEEPPSALLGFQGRLLAGVGKTLRIYDLGLRQMLRKAQADVAPQLIVSLSTQGSRIVVGDVQHGITYVVYKATTNKLIPFVDDTISRWVTCTAMVDYESVVGGDKFGNMFLVRCPEKASQEADEESGGLHLLNTRDYLHGTPHRLNLLGHSYTQDVPTSITKTSLVVGGQDILLWSGINGTIGVFIPFVTREDVDFFQNLEQHMRTEDAPLAGRDHLMYRGYYVPVKGVIDGDLCERYTLLPSEKKQMIAGELDRSEVSGYVTCIVYKALQRYMVAAFSYRPNRAIQMVEDMMTTQ, encoded by the exons ATGGCGACGACCTCGAACATGTTCCTTTACTCCCTGACCCTTCAATCGCCTACCAATGTCACACAGGCGGTGCTGGGTCAGTTTTCTGGCACCAAGGAGCAGAACATTGTGACAGCATCAGGGTCGCGATTGACTTTGCTTCGCCCGGATCCGTCACAAGGGAAGGTCATCACGCTCCTCTCGCACGATATTTTCGGCATCATCAGGTCTATGGCCGCCTTCCGCTTGGCCGGAAGCAACAAAG CTTGCCGGTCGCGACAGGTGTCAATGCAGTCAATGTCGCTCGACCTCGGAT ACTATCTCATCCTTGCGACTGACTCTGGAAGGATCACAATCGTCGAGTACATTCCAGCGCAGAATCGGTTTCAGCGTCTGCATCTGGAGACTTTCGGCAAGTCTGGGGTACGACGAGTTATACCTGGAGAATATCTTGCATGCGATCCGAAAGGCAGAGCGTGTATGATCGCGTCAGTCGAGAAGAATAAGCTCGTATACGTCCTCAACCGCAATTCGCAGGCCGAGCTCACGATCTCGTCGCCTCTCGAGGCACACAAGCCCGGAGTCCTGGTGCTATGCATGGTCGCGTTGGACGTCGGCTATGCCAACCCAGTCTTTGCTGCGCTCGAGATCGAGTACACTGAGGCAGACCAAGATCCTACAGGAGAGGCAGCTCGGGAAGCAGAGACTCAGCTGGTGTACTATGAGTTGGACTTGGGATTGAACCACGTCGTCCGGAAATGGTCCGAACCCGTCGATCCCACGGCTTCGCTGCTGTTCCAAGTCCCAGGTGGTCAAGATGGCCCCAGTGGAGTCTTGGTTTGTGGAGAGGAAAACATCACATACAGGCACTCCAACCAGGAAGCCTTCCGTGTGCCCATTCCGCGCCGAAGAGGTGCAACGGAAGACCCGTCCAGGAAGCGGCACGTGGTGTCTGGCGTTATGCACAAGCTGAAAGGTAGTGCCGGCGCCTTTTTCTTCCTCTTGCAGACTGAAGATGGGGACCTTTTCAAGGCGACCCTCGATATGGTTGAGGATGCAGATGGCAATCCCACCGGCGAAGTGAAGCGGCTTAAGATCAAGTACTTCGACACGGTGCCGGTATCATCTAGCCTCTGCATTCTCAAGAGCGGTTTCCTCTACGCTGCCAGCCAATTTGGCAACCACCAATTCTACCAGTTCGAGAAGCTcggagacgacgacgaggaactGGAATTCTCAAGCGACAACTTCCCAACAGACCCTAGGGCTGGTTACGAAGCGGTCTACTTCCATCCCAGACCGCTGGAGAATCTTGCTTCAGTCGAGAGCATTGACTCCATGAACCCCCTTCTCGACTGTAAGGTGGCCAACCTGACTGGTGAGGATGCACCACAAATCTACACAGCCTGCGGCAACGGTGCCCGTAGCACATTCAGAATGTTGAAGCATGGCTTGGAAGTCAACGAGATTGTGGCGTCCGAACTGCCCGGCATCCCTTCGGCGGTTTGGACTCTCAAGCTGAGCCGCGGCGATCAATACGATGCGTATATTGTGCTATCTTTCACCAACGGAACTCTGGTTTTGAGTATCGGTGAAACGGTAGAGGAGGTCAGTGATTCCGGTTTCCTGACATCTGTGCCGACCTTGGCAGCACAGTTATTGGGCGAAGACGGCCTCATTCAGGTCCATCCCAAAGGCATTCGTCACATCCGACATGGCCAAGTCAACGAATGGGCCGCACCGCAGCACAGATCCATTGTCGCGGCAACCACCAACGAGCATCAGGTAGCAGTGGCACTCAGCTCGGGTGAGATTGTCTATTTCGAAATGGATGGTGATGGATCCCTTGCCGAGTACGATGAGAAGAAGGAAATGTTCGGAACTGTCACATGTCTGAGCTTGGGTGAAATTCCCGAAGGACGCCTGCGAAGTTCGTTCCTGGCTGTGGGCTGTGATGACAGCACTGTACGTGTCCTGTCGTTAGACCCCGAGTCGACGCTGGAGAGCAAGTCAGTCCAAGCCTTGACTGCTCCTCCATCATCCCTTGCAATCATTGCCATGGATGACTCCTCGTCTGGAGGCTCAACACTCTACCTCCACATCGGCCTTCACTCTGGTGTCTACCTCCGTACAGTGTTGGACGAAATCACTGGAGAGCTTACGGATACGAGGCAGAAGTTCCTCGGTCCCAAGCCGGTGCGGCTTTTCCAAGCTACTGTTCAAGGACGGACCTGCGTGATAGGGTTGAGCTCCCGTCCGTGGCTTGGCTATTCTGATCCCATCACTCGAGGCTTCCTGGTGACGCCACTGAACTACGTTGACCTCGAATGGGTCTGGAATTTCAGCAGCGAGCAGTGCGAAGAAGGTGTCGTTGGCATTCAGGGCCAATCATTAAG AAATTTGGGATCCTATGCCAAAGCGCC AATCTTTGCCATTGAGAACCTAGGAGACACCATTACACAAAAGTCGATACCCCTCACCTACACTCCGCGACGTCTACTCAAGCATCCTGAACACCCCATGTTTTACACGGTCGAGGCAGACAACAACACGCTGCCACCTGACCTACGGGCCAAGCTCATCGCAGAACCTGGTGTCGTCAATGGCGATGCTGTGGTGCTCCCGCCTGACGAATTCGGGTACCCTAAGGGCAAAGGCCGCTGGGCTTCTTGCATCAGCGTCATCGATCCCTTATCAGAGGATCAGCGAGTTCTGCAGACTGTTGACCTTGACAACAACGAAGCAGCTGTCAGCGCTGCGATCGTGTCGTTTGCCAGCCAGGACAACGAAAGCTTCCTGATTGTTGGCACCGGTAAGGATATGGTTGTCAATCCTCGCCAGTTCTCTGAAGGCTACATCCACGTCTACCGCTTCAGCGAGGATGGCCACGAGCTAGAGTTCATTCACAAAACAAAGGTTGAAGAGCCTCCGTCAGCGCTCCTTGGCTTCCAAGGCAGACTACTCGCGGGCGTTGGCAAGACCTTGAGGATTTATGACCTCGGCCTGAGACAGATGCTCAGAAAGGCCCAAGCCGACGTAGCTCCGCAGTTGATTGTGTCTCTGAGCACGCAAGGAAGCCGCATCGTCGTCGGTGACGTCCAGCATGGCATCACATACGTCGTCTATAAGGCGACGACCAACAAGCTCATTCCTTTTGTCGACGACACCATCTCCAGGTGGGTTACATGCACCGCAATGGTGGACTACGAATCGGTTGTTGGAGGCGACAAGTTTGGCAACATGTTCCTCGTCCGCTGCCCTGAGAAGGCAAGTCAAGAAGCCGACGAAGAGTCAGGCGGCCTTCATCTCCTCAACACGAGAGACTATCTCCACGGCACACCACACCGTCTGAACCTCCTAGGCCACTCCTACACTCAAGATGTTCCTACCAGCATCACCAAAACAAGTTTGGTCGTCGGTGGCCAGGACATTCTACTCTGGAGCGGTATCAACGGTACTATCGGCGTCTTCATTCCATTCGTGACCCGCGAGGACGTGGACTTCTTCCAGAATCTCGAGCAGCACATGCGTACCGAGGACGCGCCGCTCGCCGGAAGGGATCACCTCATGTACCGTGGTTACTACGTCCCCGTCAAAGGCGTCATTGATGGTGATTTATGCGAGAGGTACACCCTTCTGCCTAGCGAAAAGAAGCAGATGATTGCCGGTGAACTTGACCGCTCA GAGGTATCGGGATATGTCACGTGTATTGTGTACAAAGCGTTACAACGGTATATGGTAGCGGCGTTTTCATACAGGCCAAACAGAGCCATACAGATGGTTGAGGACATGATGACGACGCAATGA